CGATGTGCAGTGAATGGACGACGAAAACCAGATGCAGCTGGAGCGCCTGCGCACTGTTCTTGAAGTGGCCAGGCGTAACGGCAATCAGCTGTTTATCGACAACATCGAGCGTGAGATCGCAGCCCTGGAACGTGGTGAGTGTTCTCCCATCGTTGAGGAGTACCTCACGGAGGAGGAACGTTCTTGAGCTTCAGCAGTGCCACATCACCTCTGACGCATGCGCTGCTCAGGAATGTGGTGATGTTGGTGATGTTGACGGATCCCTCCTGGGCCGGTCTCGATCACTACACAGAGCTTGACCGGGTTAACGGCTGGCTGATTGAGCGCAAGCAGGGGGCCGATGGAGCTTTGAGCTGCCGCGCGTATCTGCCCTCAGGTGCGTCGTGGTTCAGCAGCAACATTCATCTGGATGTCAGGGGCGAGCTTGTGGTGCCCGCAGGACGCCGCTTTGAAGGGGATCAACAAGAGCTCGAGGCGGTGCGTGAGGCAATAGACCGCTGCAGCCGTGATTTTCTTTATCTGCCGCGTTGAACCGCGCTGATCATGAATGATCAAAGCTTGCGGACCGGCACAACGGTCATTCCCACCGGTGCCAGGGCAATCAGGGCCAGCTTCATGTGCTGAATTCCGAAGGGGATGCCCACGATCGTCACAAAACAGGCCAGGGCGGAGGTCAGATGGCCGATCGCCAGCCACCATCCCGCCACCAGAAACCAGAGAACGTTGCCGATCAACCCCAGTGATCCGGTGCCCAGATCATCGCGGCCGCGCAGCTCCCTGCGGTTCACGGCTTCCTGGCCGAAGGGCCAGAGTGAGAAACCTCCGATCACGAAGCAGGAGCGTGCCCAGGGCAGCCCCACCACCGTGATCGCGCAGATCACTCCGGCCAGCCACCAGCCAAGAGCCATCATCAGACCGCCGAGCACGATCCAGAGAATGTTGAGCAAGGAACTCAGCATGGGAGCTGCCTCGAGAATCGCGATCTCTCCACACAATGATCCGCTTTCACGCATCCGCTGGGAATCGTGTTCAATTGCACCAGTTCATCAGCAGCGATGACGGCATCACCCGTTCAGCAGTTTCTCGAGCGTCTGGGCCGTGATCCGCTCCTGCAGGTCAAGGTCCAGGCGGCGGTTACCGCCGACGAGGTGGCCCGGCTGGCCCAGGAGCTCGGTTATGTCGTCTCCGGCAGCGACCTTCTGATGTTGTCTGGCCGCAGTGCGGCTGGGGTTCGCGTCACACGGGTGGATCACCCCGGTGAATATCCAGGTCGTTACTACTGAATTCAGCTGTTGTCATGGAGGTGCATTCGGTCACAGACAACTTCGCAGGGCTCTGACAATGTCGCTGGAATTTGAGATTTCAAGTGGCAGCCAGGTTCCTCAACAATGTTCGTGTCCGCTGCAAAAAAGGCTGCGAAGACAGATTCATCGCCGTGACGGAGCAATGGGTCAATCCCGAAGGGATGCTTGATGCCTACTGGGCCAGGACAGGCGAACGCTCCTACTGCTTTGTCGGTCTCTGGGAGAGCGAGGAGAGTCTGGTGGCAGCACGGCCTCAGATGATTGAACATCTCAATTCGGTGCGCGAGTTCTTCGAGGAGCTCTCGCCGGAGCTCGGAGTCACCGACCCTGCCTCTGGTCCTGTCATCACCCACAAGCCTTGAATTGGCGACCCGGTCACACCATCGACGGCTAGTTCAACGGATCTTTTGTGACGAGCTTTCAATTCACTGGATCCTGGCAGTTATGGAAAAAAACGGTCTTTGAATCGCTTGGGTCATGGCATCAACTAATGACGAACAGAAATAGGCTCATTAGGATTAGATGCCATGCTTAAAGAAGATGATGAGTATCAATGAGGTCGCGTATGAACATGCGGGAACCAGTTATAAAGACTGTTTTATATATCCAGAATCGTTGGATAAGCCTGCCCCGATTGTGATTGTTATTCCTGATTATCATGGATTCACTCCATATGTTCAGGCAGAAGCGAGATGGTTGAGCGAGATGGGATTTGTTGGATATTGCATTGATATTTATGGTGAACAAGCGATGCCAAAGTTATCAGAGGATGCAGCGAAGAAGGTCATGCCTCTGTTCAATAATCGTGCAGAGACTCTTGCGCGCACGCACGCTGCGCTGACGCACGCCTGCTCTCTGCAAGGAGTTGATTCGACCAGATCGGGTGTGATCGGCTTTTCCAGTGGAGGCCTGTTTGCTCTTGACATGGCACGTCGGATCAAGGGCATTCGAGCTGTTGCTTCCATTTGGGGAGTCGCCCTGCCATGGGAGCTCAAGCCAGCACCGATGATTGAATCCAATGTTGACGGAGCAAGTTTGCTGCTCATTCACGGAACCAAGGATGTCTTTAATCCTATGGAGTCAAATATGAATATGATCCGAGAGCTGGATGAAGCAGGAACTGATTATCAGCTCATACTTCTGGGAGGCAAAAAGCATGCCTTCAGTTTGAAAACCGAGGATAATTTAGAGGTGATTGGCGGAGAGGAGCCTCAGGCACTTCTTTATGATGAGGTGGCTGATCAACGTGCACATCACTATCTAAAACACTTTTTTTCAGAAGCTTTTGAGAACAGTTCCAAGCAGGAATCATGAATCAGCTCTCTGGAGAGAGGGCTTTTTGCTGATCAGCAACGACAGCTGCTGGCCCTGGTCTTGGATGGGGTTTTGCGCTGCTTGGGCAACGTCCGGGAAACTGTTGTTTTCAGCTGCTGCTGGGATTGGTTGGAGTGTTGCTCCCGATCTGATGGCTTGACCCGTGATTGGCTTTTCTGAGGTTCAGGGGACGACCTCAGGGTTGCTATCACTGTCGTGATGCTGCCGCTGAAGCTTCGTCTGCTGCTTGGACGCTCGAATTGTGATGAGGGCTCCGCTGTGCACCGTGATCAGCACACACACCACCCTCAAATTTCAACATGCATGTCGCGATCGTTGTTGCGGGATCGATTGAGGCATGCAGCGCTTCTTTGCTGATGCGCTCCACCTCCATGCGTTGGTTGTTCAGACAGCAGCGAGACTCTTCGGCTCGGTCAGGCCATTGATTCGGTGGCTCAGCTGATCAAGCTGCAGATTGGGAGCCAAAGTCTGATGCTGTGCCTGTTGACGGCTATCGATTGTGATTCTGACTGATTCATTAAGTCATTCAGGTGTTCTGCAGCAGCCGGCGGATCCGCGTCAATGTGGACATACCCGACGATGCATTCCGCAATACGCCGTCGGGTTCGTCACAAGCGAACGCCCACCTCTGAACGGTCGCGCTGTGATCATGGCGAGGTGGTTTGCATTGTCGTTGCATCACATGCACCGCATCGCCTGACAAATGCACCGTGTGCATCAGTCGATGACGTAATTCATCGGGTCGTCTCCGTTGAAGCTGCTGCAAGGGGTTTGCGCCCGGCCGCCGGGAAGCATCGTTTCTGGAATCAACCCATCCTTGAAGCCCTGACAGAGTTCAGCCGGTGGTCTGCTGTCTACCCAGTCCTGGAAGTCGAAATCACTCCATGCCATCAGTTGTGCCATCAACAGAATTTCCTGCATGCCGACTCCGCTCTCACTCCATTGCTAGCCAGCTGAGCCTGTTGATGGCTTGTTCTGATCGCAAGCTGGCGCGGCCGTGATCAAGGCTGTTTGCTGTGGCGCAGGCTTGCGTATTGCTTACCGGGCCAGAAGAACAGTTTGAAGTTTGGATAAATCGCCAGGATGCCAAGGGTGATGATCAGTGACTGCATGCCAACAAAGGGAAACACCTCATACCCAGGCATCAGGCTGCTCACCACGGAAATGTAGAGCCAGTTTTTCTTTAAGCGTGGCCCCAGATCTCTCCATCGTCTCCAGGTGATCGGCAGCAAGAGAAAGATGTACAGAATCTCAGCCAGCAGCCACACTCTGACGGCGTGATCTGAACTCCATTGTGTAATTGCTGTCGATAACTCCTCGTAAGAGCTGCTGAAGTAACCTCTGAAAATCAAGGCAAAACAAACGAAGAAAATCAGTCCGCCAATGAATGACCTGAAGATGGCGCTACCCCAGTAATCAATGCGACCCATCTCTCCATCAAAAGAGAAGAAAGAAGGCTTTTCTTTGGTCATATCAATCAGACCTCAGCTGAATGAACGCTACCTGATTTGACGCTGAAAAGCGCAGCTTCGCTTTGCTCGATCATTGTTTGTTTTTGTCGTTCAGGCAGATGTTGCGCGAAGCCGCAGCGGCGGCCTGCAACAGCTCGGCATGGAAAGGTTTCCCGGCTTGCCCTGACAAGACTGCAGTACACGCATTTCATGCATCTGCATCATGTCTGGAGTGCTGAGCGAAACAGCGCCCATCAGTGTGACGGCGGCGCCGGCCAGGTCTGACTGGAAAGCCATCAAGGAGATTGCGTTGGAGATGTATCCGGTGTAATCACCCTCCGCATGTTCACGGCTCTCGTTGACCGGATGCAGTATCGCCTGTGACTTTGCTCATAGAGCAGGATCGAGTTCACTGGGAATGAGATTCCGCATGCAGTCTCGATAATCAAAGTATTGCTAGTTGGTGAGTTGCTGTCTGGAAGCGGCTGTTCAGGCACAACGCAAACGCACGGAACCTGGGAGATTACAAACAGGTTGTGAGAAGCTTTATCCGGTTAGGTGATGATTCAGGCCGTTGTCATGATTACTGAACAGATTTTCTGCCAACGAGAGAAGATCAATCCAAGGTGTTCGTCGCTCAGCTGCAAATAGCTGGCAACTGACAGGAAAAGATCAAAGCAGCAGTTAAGGACAAGGTTGTCGCTTCCATAGCCTGAAAAGCAGGGTTCAGCATCTCCACAGATGATATCAGTAGGGCTCAATCAATCCGAAGTTTCTGATCAATAGCTTGATGGTGGCGCAGGTGGAGCTCCTGCACTGTGCGGAATATCTGTATTTTATTGCCGTATGAATCCTTAGACGTTTGTCAGGATTTTGACGATTTTAAAATATATGCTACACGAAAAGATGGAAGGCAGATGGCTCCAGTGTAGGCGGCAGCTTAAACACTCAAATTCACTTCAATAGAAGAGGCTGTTTATTTTTTGATTGCCTCATTATTTGCATGGATTCAAATACAATGCCTGGCGTGGCTGGGCCCAGTTGGCCGCAAGTCGATCGAACCAAACGCCTATTGATGTCTGCGGTCAATTGGTGAACCCAGGCGATCTTCCTTCAGCGGCAGCCATCGATCTCGACACCCAGGCATGAGTGTCGACACAGATGCATGACTGGCTTTTGCTGCAGCCAGAGCTGCCTTAAGCCAGGGCTAGGGCCTTCTTGTTTTCGTCTTGCACGCTTGTTTCCACAACAAACGCAGTTTGAGTGCTGGACAGTGATCTGAGCAGCAGGGCGAAATGAGTTGCCGAATAGTTGCCGAGTGACACCATCCATAGTGCCCGTTTCGGTTTTGGGGCTTCTGGTGCGCGAAACCCTCGCTAAATTCCCAGTGTTCGGCCAGTAGCGCGGTCGTTCTGTGGAGAGCACCGGTAGCTCAGGTCCGCAATTCTACGATCACAAAAACCATGTAATCCCTTTTGTGCCATGGCTTTTGGGGCTTTTTGTGATGAGTGAAAGTGCAACAGCGTTGCTGATCGCCAAGGTCGAGCAACTGACTGCTGATGTTCAGACCCTGCTCCAGCGGGTGCCGAGTCATGAACGCAAATGGATCAGCCCCACTGAGCTGGCACAACGTGCGAACGTCTCGGTTCGCACGGTCCAGAACTGGCGCGAGTCAGGTGTGATCAAACCCGAGAACTTCCGCCCTGGTGGTCGCAGTTTCGAGTTTCACGTTCGTGCCTTGGATGACATCGATGCGAGGCGGGGCTGATGCCGGAGCGATTCAAGATCACGTCTCCGCTGATGAAGACACCACCAAACGGGAAACGGGTTTGCCGTCCGTACAAGTGGGGCAATCGCATCACCGTCGCAGAAGCGGGCAGCAATCAGGCCGCTTGCGATTGGTTCCTGGAGCACCAATGCACTGAAGAGTTTCGCGCTGCTGCCCGCAGAGAACTGAAGGGTCTGGATCTCGGTTGCTACTGCGACCTGGATCAGCCCTGCCACGCCGACATCCTCCTCAAAATCGCCAACAGCTAATGACTCACCTATCTGCATTCAGCGAGTTTGCTGGCCTTCCCCCAATCTCCGAATCTGACCGAAAGGCCTTTGAGGCGTTTTTGGATCAGGTTGAAAAACCCCTCACAGCCAAAGACCCCCTGGTGGATACCGCTTCTGGAACATCCAGACACGTGTTCTGGACCCTGCTGCTGGACAAGTCTGCTGGCCAATAAAAAAGCGGGGCACCACACCCCGCTTCGGTTTATTAACCACGCCCCCACCTTATTCGGGGGTGTGGCTTTCAAGCAGCTCTAGTTGTCCTTCGGAAAGTTTTGAGCGGTGGATCCAACCGTTCACCTGCGTGCCCCAGGCGTCCTCTTTGAAAGCCCCACCGTCCTTTGTCCAGAGCTCAGGGATCAGACGGAAACCAAAGAAGTGTGCTGGAACTCGATTTTCACCCTTGCCGCTGCGCTTGCGGTGCAGGTGGGGAACGATCTGCTTCAGACGGTTTTTGAAGTTCTGCAGAGCGAGCGCATTCCGCTGGCCATACATCTCGATGAACGTCGAGTAGCACTGGTAGATCTCCAATTCGTCGGGCACCTCATCTGCAGGTGCTGGTTCCAGGCATTGATCAACCCAAGCGTGCAGCGTGTCCATCTGAGCGGTGATGTCCTTCGCTGTCCGCTGCAGTTCGGGGTGCTGTTTCGCCAACACTGCTGCGACATCAGCAGCGGGCATGGCGAGTGCCCAGCCGATCAGTTGCCCGAGCTCTGCTTCCAGGCGGTCTTCCCAGATGTCGGCCTGAGTGGGATCAGTGGGGATCAGATCGGAGGGCAGTCTGGTGTCGAGTGTTCGCACCACCAGAACCCGACGCTTGAAACCAGTGTTCGCATCCTTCAGGTGAGGGAGCTGCGTGCTGGCCAGGGTGATCCGGCCTCTGAAGGTGAAGGCGATGGTGCCCTTGCTGAAGATGTCCCGAGCGGTCAGCACCTGGCCGTAATCCGCAAAGGGATAGAGGCAACCCGCATCCTCCTGTCGCCCTTGCAGATCGGGGAATGTGATGAGGTGGCTCTTGGCAGCGTGCTGGGCTCGTTTCTCAGGATTGTTCAGCTGATTGAAGTTCGTCAGGCTTGAGACGAGCTCCATGGGGAACATCTTTTGCAGCAGGCGCAATGCAACACCCTTGCCGCTGCCGGACTCACCCAGCACGAACAGAAAGATCCGACAGTGGTAGGTCGGATCAGCGTGATACGCGAACAGCGCTCGCCACACCTCCAGCAGCTGTAGGCCGAATGATGTGCGGATGAACTCTTTCGTCCATGGTGGGCACTCATCACACGGCACATAGTCGTGATCGATGCCGAAGGTGAGCCTGTAATTCTTGTCGTGCGGGCGCTGATGCCAGGTGTCGCCAATCTTCAGCAGCGTGCAGTTTTTGAATGCAATGGCCGTGGCGGGCGTGAAGGTTTTCGCATCGACGTAAGCCTGTGTGCCGACCCACTGGCAACAGCGAGTGACCATCGGCGTGGTGCCAAATTTTTTGCTCTTCACCATGACCACCTCGCCGCCCTGCTGCTTTGGTTTCCAGGTGTAGATGCGACTAAGCAGCTTGCTGATCTCCTGTTTCAGCAAGGTTTCTGAGTAGGGCACGTAATAGCCCTGCTGTGGGTCGTACTTGCGGAGAACACCGTTGAGATAGATCAGGTGTGAGCCTTCCGACTGCAGCTTGAGCTCAAACGCTTGCTGAACCTTGAGCTCAGCGGTTTCCTCTTCACCCATTTCAAAATCGAATTTGTGATCCCAGCGGGCTTGTGCTTCAGCAACCGCTTTGGCGGTGGCCGCTTTGGCTTCAGGGCTGGCTTTGAAGCCTTTGAGGTGTTCGTGCCAGACGCAACCCGATGCCTGTGCTGCTGTCTGCAGCCAGGCCATGGGATTGCTGGTCATGCCGTCGAAGCTGCCCCACTTCGCGTGGCAAACCCCATCCTCGTAACCGTGATCAGGGTCAGTGTTGCCAGCAGACCACTCATCCCACTCGCCAACGTCAAGGCCAAGTGCTTCGCAGGCCATTCCGGTTTTGAGCCACCAGTCGTAGCCGCTGACTCCAACCTCATTGAGGGTTTTTGAGTCAGGTGTGGCAGTGATGTGCTGGAGCAGTTCGCGGGCTTCTGTTGTTTGCTGCGACTGCTCAGCAGGGTCTAGTCCTTCGCGGGGCGTCCATTCGCTGGTTTTCTGTTCGTAGGCCGGAAGGATGGAATCGAGCTCCGCGACTGAATAGAAAGTGCCGGTCTGCTCGACGATCCGGCAGCGCTTCTTTGTGACCGGGTGTAATGACCCTGCTGCACGCATGACGCGGGCGGCATTGTGCAGGCTGGTGTCGATGCCGAAGGCTGGGTGGGCCTTAACGGCCTGGATCAGCCGCAGCATCAGTGCCTTGTGAGCTGCTGGGGACTGGCGGCTGGAGTATGTCCAGTAGAAGTGGAATCCACGCTGCCCGGTCTCCACTGTGAATGTGGCTTCTGGCATCCCCACTGCCTGCAAGATCCGCTTTGCTTCAGCGAGTTCGATGCCGCCATCACAGTCGGCCATCAGTGCTGGGCATCGTGCGATGTGGGAATCCTTGGCACCGAAGATCCTTTTACCTTCGATGTCCTGCCACTCAGGAACCCAGATCAGGGTGGCGGGATTTTCATCCCAATCAGCAGGCTGCGGCAGTGGTCTGCCGGGGATGAATCCGAAGCCGTGATCCTGGATGAATTGGATGGCGACATCTGGATTGGATGGCCTGAGCTTCTGGTGACTGCAGGATCCCTGTTTCCAGTTCACTAGAACAAGCTCTTCGTGATCACCAATGCCGAGCAATTCCAGCTGCTTGTTGAACTCGTCGGTGATCAGAGGCTGATTAAGCATCTGATCAAGTTCAGCAGCAGAGGGGATGGTGATCTGAGGTTTTGCTGTATCTGCCAACATGAAATCTGGTGGGGTGGTTAAAGCGAGCGGGGGCCTGTAGTTAGGCCCCAGTTGTGCGAACTACTGCCGGATGAACAGCTCGTGGCTGGCCCTGGAAACTGCAACGTAGGTCAAACGATTTAGATCGGTGCTTTTCTTGCAGCAGTCAAGATCGAGCATGTCAACGAAAACCGTTCTGTATGTGCTGCCTTGAGATTTGTGGACGGTCATGCAGTAACCAGGTTCAACAGGACTGAAGAACTCCGCTGCCTCGTAATACTTGCGCCAGTGGTAGCGCCTGGAATCCTCAAGATCTGCATTCCACTTGCCTTTTGGGTCATTTTTCTGCTTTTGCAGCGCCAAAGCTTTGTCTTTGCGGCGTTTTTTCACTCGCTCCATCAGATCTTGATCAGCAGGATGCAGGGCCAGGAATTCAATATCCTTGCTGATGTCATATTCGTTTTTGATTTGAGGCATGAAACCTTGAATTTCGTAACCCCTAACTCTCTCCCCGTCGAAGTCATGGACAGTGCTGCGGGTCTGCAGAACTGTGATCTCAGTTGCACTGCCGCAGAGCAATACCTCATCGAGAGGGCACATGATTGCGTCAGTTGAAAGAAGTCTTTCACCCGGTTGAAAGGGTTCAGCACCTGGCCCATAAAGGTGATCACGCGCCATTGTGTTCAGCTTGTTGACGGTGGCATTTCGATAGGCCAAACACTGCACGTCATATTCACCACGACCACCGCTGTCCTGTTTTTTCAGGTAATCAAGCCAGCTGCTGATCCATTCAGAGGAATGCAGCACTGCCACGCTGGATTCGGTGCCATCGCCAGGATCACTGACCATTGCCGGCCGACCTGAGAGACCGTGTTGACGTACAGCGGTCGCCAGGCTGAGGACTGGCCCGGAATGCCTCACCACATTTTCGAGCTTGACGCGAACATCCCAAAGGTCAGCAGGCCACGGGCTCTCTGCATCGCCTGGATTGAAGATTGAGCTGGTCCCTTTTACGGGATAGAGCTGCCGGGGATCACCGATTCCAATCAGAACAATTTGAGCATGTTTGCGTGGATAGTCCTTGTCTTCAGTTCGCTTGCACAGTCGTTCCACCAGCAGCTCCAG
Above is a window of Synechococcus sp. BIOS-E4-1 DNA encoding:
- a CDS encoding helix-turn-helix domain-containing protein; translated protein: MSESATALLIAKVEQLTADVQTLLQRVPSHERKWISPTELAQRANVSVRTVQNWRESGVIKPENFRPGGRSFEFHVRALDDIDARRG
- a CDS encoding YccF domain-containing protein, with the protein product MLSSLLNILWIVLGGLMMALGWWLAGVICAITVVGLPWARSCFVIGGFSLWPFGQEAVNRRELRGRDDLGTGSLGLIGNVLWFLVAGWWLAIGHLTSALACFVTIVGIPFGIQHMKLALIALAPVGMTVVPVRKL
- a CDS encoding primase-like DNA-binding domain-containing protein, encoding MLADTAKPQITIPSAAELDQMLNQPLITDEFNKQLELLGIGDHEELVLVNWKQGSCSHQKLRPSNPDVAIQFIQDHGFGFIPGRPLPQPADWDENPATLIWVPEWQDIEGKRIFGAKDSHIARCPALMADCDGGIELAEAKRILQAVGMPEATFTVETGQRGFHFYWTYSSRQSPAAHKALMLRLIQAVKAHPAFGIDTSLHNAARVMRAAGSLHPVTKKRCRIVEQTGTFYSVAELDSILPAYEQKTSEWTPREGLDPAEQSQQTTEARELLQHITATPDSKTLNEVGVSGYDWWLKTGMACEALGLDVGEWDEWSAGNTDPDHGYEDGVCHAKWGSFDGMTSNPMAWLQTAAQASGCVWHEHLKGFKASPEAKAATAKAVAEAQARWDHKFDFEMGEEETAELKVQQAFELKLQSEGSHLIYLNGVLRKYDPQQGYYVPYSETLLKQEISKLLSRIYTWKPKQQGGEVVMVKSKKFGTTPMVTRCCQWVGTQAYVDAKTFTPATAIAFKNCTLLKIGDTWHQRPHDKNYRLTFGIDHDYVPCDECPPWTKEFIRTSFGLQLLEVWRALFAYHADPTYHCRIFLFVLGESGSGKGVALRLLQKMFPMELVSSLTNFNQLNNPEKRAQHAAKSHLITFPDLQGRQEDAGCLYPFADYGQVLTARDIFSKGTIAFTFRGRITLASTQLPHLKDANTGFKRRVLVVRTLDTRLPSDLIPTDPTQADIWEDRLEAELGQLIGWALAMPAADVAAVLAKQHPELQRTAKDITAQMDTLHAWVDQCLEPAPADEVPDELEIYQCYSTFIEMYGQRNALALQNFKNRLKQIVPHLHRKRSGKGENRVPAHFFGFRLIPELWTKDGGAFKEDAWGTQVNGWIHRSKLSEGQLELLESHTPE
- a CDS encoding DUF4326 domain-containing protein, which codes for MPERFKITSPLMKTPPNGKRVCRPYKWGNRITVAEAGSNQAACDWFLEHQCTEEFRAAARRELKGLDLGCYCDLDQPCHADILLKIANS
- a CDS encoding Nif11-like leader peptide family natural product precursor → MTASPVQQFLERLGRDPLLQVKVQAAVTADEVARLAQELGYVVSGSDLLMLSGRSAAGVRVTRVDHPGEYPGRYY
- a CDS encoding DUF805 domain-containing protein, giving the protein MTKEKPSFFSFDGEMGRIDYWGSAIFRSFIGGLIFFVCFALIFRGYFSSSYEELSTAITQWSSDHAVRVWLLAEILYIFLLLPITWRRWRDLGPRLKKNWLYISVVSSLMPGYEVFPFVGMQSLIITLGILAIYPNFKLFFWPGKQYASLRHSKQP
- a CDS encoding ATP-binding domain-containing protein; the protein is MSFIKLAERSGGVNTAGWIPTAELCRYLSMSRQSIDKLRRSKPPLFHPGIHFIAKGSSPNAGFLWHAPAVVKSLAAQADKSCTPDQPEMRSHTFRSSGVCSADHLNDEQHAGFASVVRLIQQAKSSHEPGKDTSVLAANISGYSGTGKSTVTAAIVRWCEWYFKNPRTAIECIAPTHKAANELRNKLEDNGCKHLEVTTLTKFLGKKKIYDNQGNRDFVVKPSDLPYTDPDLRVVFLDELSMIPDSDLELLVERLCKRTEDKDYPRKHAQIVLIGIGDPRQLYPVKGTSSIFNPGDAESPWPADLWDVRVKLENVVRHSGPVLSLATAVRQHGLSGRPAMVSDPGDGTESSVAVLHSSEWISSWLDYLKKQDSGGRGEYDVQCLAYRNATVNKLNTMARDHLYGPGAEPFQPGERLLSTDAIMCPLDEVLLCGSATEITVLQTRSTVHDFDGERVRGYEIQGFMPQIKNEYDISKDIEFLALHPADQDLMERVKKRRKDKALALQKQKNDPKGKWNADLEDSRRYHWRKYYEAAEFFSPVEPGYCMTVHKSQGSTYRTVFVDMLDLDCCKKSTDLNRLTYVAVSRASHELFIRQ
- a CDS encoding dienelactone hydrolase family protein, coding for MDKPAPIVIVIPDYHGFTPYVQAEARWLSEMGFVGYCIDIYGEQAMPKLSEDAAKKVMPLFNNRAETLARTHAALTHACSLQGVDSTRSGVIGFSSGGLFALDMARRIKGIRAVASIWGVALPWELKPAPMIESNVDGASLLLIHGTKDVFNPMESNMNMIRELDEAGTDYQLILLGGKKHAFSLKTEDNLEVIGGEEPQALLYDEVADQRAHHYLKHFFSEAFENSSKQES